The genomic region CTGCAAAAAGTGCAAAATTATGTCTGACAAATTATTTCATTGTATGTATTCCATAATTAAAACAGGCTTGCAGAATTCATCATTTCAGCATGGACCAAACACAGTCCAATAGCCAGTGTTGGCTTGATGACAAGTCTTCTCACTATCCCAAAGGCACAGCTTCCTCTTTTGCACTGTAGTGCTCCTGCTCATCTTGCTTGGCTTGTCTGAAGTCTTCTCTCACTCTTTCCAGCAGGCCTGGTCTAAAGATAACATCTAACGCAGTCATCGCCAAAGCTTTAGCGGTGCGCAAAGCATACTGTTGTGCTTCTTTGGACCCTGCAGGAACACCAGCGTTCAGTTTAATAACATTACCAAAATCTATAcagtcaaacacacacacaatttctgcAATTTAATGGCTGGCAAACCACTAGGTTTTTTTAGATCTGGAGGAACATGCCAAAACAAAAATATCCACTGACCTGCAGCCTCTGTGAACTGTTCAGTGTGATTTAGAGCATCAGAACCAATATAAAAATAAGCATGAATTCCAGGAACAACATGAGAAACATTTCCAAAGTCTGTAGATCCTATAcagtttaaaaggaaaaaaggaccaGTGATCTTAAGTTGCAGTTTACAATTTTGAATTAATGTAGAATACATACACTAAAAgcataaaaaaacaaaatccatttATTTTGGTTTCAACTTCTAATGTACCTATAACTCCTGAACAGACCTCAGCACTAGAACTTACTTCTGAATATTATAGTACAAATAAAGTACTGCTTGGCAGTTTCCAGAATTttcaataaatctaataaaaatgttaatttgcTTTCAGGCAGTAACTCTGTTACCTCTGTCCTACGCACAGTCACAGTAGGATCAGACAGCAAACAGGACGACGGTTTCTTGATCAGGAAGTTATTTTATTAATGGAAACTAACAGGCACGTAGCTACCGGAGTTCGGGACCCAGAACAACACATGCATTAGCCTTTTATACTGGTTAACTTGCATATGCAGTTAGCTTTTCATCCTATTGTTTTCCACCACACCTGTTTTATACCTTATTTGGCAAGCAATTCTGCGGATACATAAGTCAATTAGCGTTAGCACACTTAGCATTGCAACTATAGGAGCCAATTAGCTATTGAGGACTTGGGGGTCTCTATATTGAGCAAAAAACTTTGTCAAAGTTAAGACTTTGCAAGAGGAAACAGTTTTCAAGAGGAAATGTGACTCCAGCTTGTCTTAGGCACAGGACTGACAGGTGGGCAGGATGTGATACTTCGCACCGTGTGTTGCCATGGTAGCCGAGCAAAGGATCTTAGACCAGACTCCTGACTTAGATACCTGACTTCATGTTAACAACTTCACTACAGTCATCTTAAAAGTCAGGAAACTCAACAAATGCTTGTATAAACGAGCTCAATCTTAAATGCCCCCCCCTTTTTACTATGAAAATAGCTTCCACAAGAAATTCAGCAGGCAGAAATGCCAAATTACCTGAAAAATTAGACGAGATGGCTTTGTCCAAAAATTCCATTCCAAGGCTTTTTCCATTTTCCCTATAAGCTTGTTGCAGGCTTTTATTTGGAAGCACATTGTAATAATCTGGACATACGCTTTTTAATTCTATCTAGAAAATCAAAACACACAAATTAGACCAGGGTCCCCACCTTTTTTGGGCCtatgaaattctgacacagagtaGTAGGTGCAACTACTGAATGGTTGCTGTGGGAAGcagaccacaaaatggccaccatgggagGAACAGCCaacagcaaacacacacaaaggaagccttagtgtgtgtgtgggggggggagggagaagaggagtaatttttaaaaatacactgggaaagagacaTGAAAGAATAAAACCATACACTATAGCAGCAGTTGCTGATGAAacgttattttaatctgcacaaccaatcagaagctctgctagGCAGGAGCAACACCTGGTCTCACtcacattctaaaaacactttgtggacaccaggaaaggtgtcagcaggtgccatAGCATGCATGCACTGaggacccctgaactagactttTAAGAACATCCACAACTACTTCACTGCCTCAGGGTGATTTTAAGACTAAAAGGAGAAAATAATTTAGTATGCTACCTATCAAGGAAATATCCATGTCTTATGTTATTAAAAGGGTCATAGGGTGTCTTATATAACGAAAAGGACAAAAAGGACAATGTATTTGTTCTATTACATCTCACTGGTCTTGGCAAATGAGCAACTGAAAAGGAGTCACTCAGGCAATAGCAACAAATGAACAGATCAGCATTCTGTCTTTGAAactggaaggaaaagggggaaatgcttgctaaaatacagaacaaatggtaccaaaagtttttttttccagtctctACAGGTAACCTGATCGAAGTTGCTGTTTCAgttatttatatttcactttcccactcaCAGGTTTCACAAAAAAGATCTTATCCCTGCAGCATCCCTGAATTATTTTGGCTGCAATACTGATAACTACAAAAGCTGATATTCAGCATTTATGACAAGCCATCTATATTTAGTGATTTGTTTTCTTCATCAGCTAAATAGAAGACTTCAGGCAAGGACCTCTAGATTTCACTTTCCCCCTGGAAAATGGGCTCCATATTGTCAACAAAGTTTGCACATGACTGTAGCTTGTAAAGCATTATATATGTTAACAGGAGTAGTTAAGCAGATTGAGGACTACTTGTATACAGTCTAACAAATAGCTATTGTGGGTTTCTCCAGGCTTTGTGGCTGAAGTCTAGTGGTTTTTTGCTCCTtctgcccgcatctatggctggtatcttcagaagaatgTCACAGTAATATGTATTTCTGAACACATTTTATCGTGACATGActttaaagatgccagccatagatgaagggTGAAACCTTGGGAGCAAAAGCTCCTAAGCTCCATgtccacacagcttggaaaacccacaacagccagttgattgtagccatgaaagcctttgacaatacagcctAACAAATATTCACATGGAAAAACCTCTTACTTGGCAACCTGTGGCCAGTGCTGCCGCTCTGAAACAGCTTTCAGCTTTATCTGCCAGAACAGGTAGGTCCTTCAGCAGAGGGGTGCGAACGAAAAAATCTAGCTCTGTTCGTGAAGGTATAATATTTGCTATCTCACCACCTTGTTTTATAACACCTGCAAAATAAACATTCGCTTTGTCATGGAGGTTAACATTTGTCCAGTTATGTATTTCCAGATTCTCAATTtacaagattaaaataaaatgtcaggttACTTGAATTTAAGGACATTGCATTTCCGAACAGATGAACACACTACGATTTATGAatttggaattattattattaattcaatttcaggCCACCTGATTGTGCCTTGTGAATTTATTAGAAAACTGATTTGGTATACTCCAACTAATATGATTAGGGGTGCAGTTCTATAGCACTTTGATTTGTCTGAATGCCTCACTGCACTTAAGGAGGTTGTATGGTTGTGATTAAACTAAAGACAGACTATACAGCTCACCATGGACTCTCCAAGCTGGTTTCATTTGCTGTCTTAATACTGACAGACTGTTATATGCAAGAACAGCAGCATCTAAAGCATTTATTCCTCCCCAAGGATATGCAGCAGCATGAGAAGCTTTTCCATAGTACTTCACACTGACACTAGGAAATAAAAACATTCTCTATATATCCTAAATGTCAGAACATAGGAATACAGGCTATGAAAAGCACAAGGTTAAATCACTGAGGTTCACATATGAGCAtattaagtgccatcaggtcacttCTGTTCTATGGCAACACTATGAATTAATATCGTACTAAATCTCCTACCGTTAACAGCCTTGATCagactgagggctgtgacttcctttatagagtcagtctatctcatgttgggtctgccttcaacttttactACCGTTATTATGTTTCCagttactcttgtcttctcatgtgaTCAAAgaatgatagcctcagtttagtcatttcagcttttagggagagttcaggcttgatttactcaacaacccacttatttgtctctAGGACAAatgtccatggtatccataaaattcTCCTTCAACACCACAATTCAAAGGAATCTGTTTTCTTCCAGTCAACTTATGCATATCaagtacaaaaatacaaaaaccactgAACTGAAGAGCCAACCATTCAGATTGCTTAATTCATGTCAACCCAATTCCTTCAAGATGAATGACAAGTTTTATTAGCCATTGTAGCTATACACCAGCTACCAAGAATTTAGTCTTGTATTTCAGACCTAATCATACATTGCTCTTCTTTCAGTGAATTCAGAATATGTGGATTCTTCCAACTCTCTTTGCCTACCTAAGGAAGCAATGGAACAGCAGACTTACTGATGATTTGCCAAAGAAGGCTTATAGGGCACATCATTCTGAAAAGGGTGAGCCATGAACACAATGTCCAGGTTGTCAAAAGCACCAGTTTCAATCAGCTTCACtttgcctcctcccccttcttctgctGGAGTCCCTAGAACCGTAATCTAGAAAGAAAAGTATTTCCAATTATTTCAAGAGTCCAGAAATTCAGGATGATGTGAACTCTCCAGATCAAATACCCTATGCAAATATCTATGCAATTTAAGAGTGCTTTAGTCAAATGCAGACCTAGGTAAAACTGTCACCTGCTGCTTCCTGTAGTGTAGATCAAAAGTTAAGgggcaggctggaagggggaACACCTGGAAGGGGATACCACCAATCGACCTTATTTGCTGAGAGTGTCTCTCCAGGTGATCTTCATTCCCAGACAGGAATAGGCAGAGAAAAAGGTAGGAGAAGGCATTAACTTTCTTTCCTCTCCATACAATCTCCGACTAAAAATGTCCCTCCAGGATGCGTTAAACCCATAAAgccatattttaaacattttatttataactcTCCTTGCTTGCTAAGCCTCTTCTAGGCGGATTACACAATttaaaaaccgggggggggggggggggggagagactttcTTTGGAGGTTCCCCCAATGAGAGAAACGCCGATCCTGAACCGACAACACTTCCCATGTTATTGGAGCAAACTGTGCCC from Sphaerodactylus townsendi isolate TG3544 linkage group LG01, MPM_Stown_v2.3, whole genome shotgun sequence harbors:
- the PM20D2 gene encoding xaa-Arg dipeptidase, giving the protein MEPAAMAPRLEELKRQAGECIEAAAAALGELSRVIWSRPELAYEERQAHASLTRFFASRAAWSVQPGYQLETAFRADWAWAPPDHPRAPLRLGFLCEYDALPGIGHACGHNLIAEVGAAAALGLKGALESLAARPPGGTLRAPAVKITVLGTPAEEGGGGKVKLIETGAFDNLDIVFMAHPFQNDVPYKPSLANHHVSVKYYGKASHAAAYPWGGINALDAAVLAYNSLSVLRQQMKPAWRVHGVIKQGGEIANIIPSRTELDFFVRTPLLKDLPVLADKAESCFRAAALATGCQIELKSVCPDYYNVLPNKSLQQAYRENGKSLGMEFLDKAISSNFSGSTDFGNVSHVVPGIHAYFYIGSDALNHTEQFTEAAGSKEAQQYALRTAKALAMTALDVIFRPGLLERVREDFRQAKQDEQEHYSAKEEAVPLG